A genomic window from Camelina sativa cultivar DH55 chromosome 2, Cs, whole genome shotgun sequence includes:
- the LOC104748964 gene encoding uncharacterized protein LOC104748964, translating into MIDCCNMQDLKFKGNPFSWVGKRQKETIQYCLDRVFINSDWKASYPASETEFLTIAGSDHAPVVIALEEEFYVKRGQFRYDKRHVDSEEFVRTVKKGWSAGQPDTYRGIHDKLQSCRKELAKWKRRLKTNSAEKIQILKLQLDAAERSSSTPLSEVANLRYELTKAYSEEEQY; encoded by the coding sequence ATGATTGACTGTTGTAATATGCAAGACTTGAAGTTTAAGGGGAACCCTTTTAGTTGGGTTGGTAAGAGGCAGAAGGAAACAATCCAGTATTGTCTGGACAGAGTTTTCATCAATTCCGATTGGAAAGCGTCATATCCTGCTTCTGAAACAGAGTTCCTCACCATTGCAGGATCTGACCATGCGCCTGTAGTTATTGCTCTTGAAGAAGAGTTTTATGTAAAAAGAGGCCAGTTCAGATATGATAAGCGACATGTTGATTCAGAGGAATTTGTCAGAACTGTTAAAAAAGGATGGTCAGCAGGTCAACCTGATACCTATAGAGGAATTCACGACAAACTTCAGTCTTGCAGAAAAGAGTTAGCCAAGTGGAAAAGAAGATTAAAGACAAATTCAGCAGAAAAAATCCAGATCTTAAAGCTTCAACTGGATGCAGCGGAGAGAAGCAGCTCGACACCTTTATCAGAAGTCGCAAACCTAAGGTATGAGCTAACTAAGGCGTACAGCGAAGAAGAACAATATTAG
- the LOC109127657 gene encoding protein RALF-like 29, translating into MIKAKEFMFVTILIVVCIEAKRLECPWSRDLGNGCNSRFPSPACRLRIPANPYTRGCTKANRCRREASVGKSSLKKLWDKVLADAAYILELM; encoded by the coding sequence atgatcaaaGCAAAAGAGTTTATGTTTGTGACAATTTTGATTGTAGTATGCATTGAAGCGAAAAGACTTGAATGTCCATGGTCAAGAGATTTAGGTAATGGATGTAATTCAAGATTTCCATCACCTGCATGTCGTTTGCGTATACCAGCGAATCCATATACTCGAGGATGTACAAAAGCCAATAGATGTCGTCGTGAGGCTTCAGTTGGAAAATCATCTTTGAAGAAACTTTGGGACAAGGTTTTGGCCGATGCTGCGTATATATTAGAACTAATGTAA